The genomic DNA AAACGCCCACATGATTTGTTATGCACCGGCATATGAAATCAATGAATGATTTTTTCTTACAGAAAATCAATGGTTGATTGATTTATCAAAAATTGATATTACTCAGTTTACACTCACTTTAGAAGAGATCATTACTAAACACATCTTCAAACTAGTAAATCTAAGGACACGAGACATggagcaagaattaaaagacATATTAGCAAAACTTCTGCATCAAAAAACACGAAATCAATCACTGCTATAAAAGATCAGTTATCAGATTACATTAGCTCACTTTAGAAGTCTATATTGGGATCACAGAATGACTTGCAGGTTAGTTCAATGTGCGGAAAATTGCTAGCATTTGACATAGTAAGGATTAAGGAGATAACAAACAACATTTGACATTGAGTACCAAACCGAAAACATAATCGAAAAATGCTTACCGAGGATCAAGTCCAGATAATGAGAGATAAAGCCAACCAGTTGGTTTCACAAGTTCCACAGCTTTAAtctcctaaaaaataaaattcacaaaTTCAGTCAGTATAATCAAATTGATCACCAATCAAAccaatataaataaaactaGCACAAAGCTACAAACACACATAATACCGGTACATGTGGTAACATTCAATTCAATCGTTCCATTTCAtgaaattattatcagtgtcatatgatatgattttaacaaaagaaattgaaaacagACCTTAAGGTTGTGAAAACCGTCCCCTGCACGAATGGAAATCTTACTGGGTGTATAACTCTCATCAAGCTTAAAATCCACATAGAGCACAACTAACTAGTAAAACAAACCAAattctcaattaaaaaaaaaataaaaatcaaatttgatattaataataaaattggtAGAGCATATAGTTACTTGCTTACTTGTAATCGAACTTTCTTTTGGAATTGAATGTTAACAAAATGAGGTTGAGCACCATCAGatctgaaaacaaaaaataataaaaattgaatgaattgaGTAGCGGAATTGTGAAAAGAAATGAATAAGAGAGTAAAAGTTAAGTAACTGCCAATAGGTTTCGAGATTATCGTCGCGAAGAGAAGAAACGCCGTTGCCGGTTTTGCAGGAGCTAACACTCCAGGCGGCTTTTTTCCCTAATTCACGGAGGTCTTCATCTACAATCAAAACTTGGTTACCTCCGCTTAgctttccttcttcttcaccTTCTGATGATTCCGCTGCCATTTCTAAACTCATTCTTTCAATTCACTACTTCACCCTTTCACTAACCAATTCATACTATTTCAAATTCTGATTATTCAAAATATTACCGTTATTTGCTTCAATATCAATTATATTTTGACTGCGCTagtcacaccaaaaaaaaaaacaattacacctaaatttatttaaaattttacaataataccaaaattgtcatcttcatgtaaatttttaaaaatccattttttatgattattctgaACCCTTatcccctttcatccacaaatttaggttagtgtaaattaagtttacttatgttcgatctaggttaatgtaaattaagtttgtaaattcagtttacttacgttcaatctaggttaatgtaaattaagtttacttatgttcaatttaggttaatgtaaattaagtttacttatattcaatttacgttaatgtaaacttagttaatttgaaatttttattttagttaaagggtatattagtcattctgggatgtaacttgtttttttttttggtgtgactagcaccagtcttatattttttatattaatattctaCTTCTACTTTTTGTGTTAaggaaatatttattgaaatttcaTAATCAATCAATTCTAACAATTTATTCACaagatgattatttatttattttcaccaAATAGTTTGATGGCTAGATTTAGACACATTACATGTGAATAAGTGGGGAATTCAGAGTTCGAACCTACTCTACACATAATGTCTAGTTGGTAATTGAATTTGAACTACACTTGGGAGACATATTTGGTTCAAACTATTGTATAACAATGTTGGTTTGAGATACATAATGAATAATTTTAATCTTTGAAATTGATTCGCTTTATTAATTTTCCGACAtatttgccattttttttttttatagaagacTTAGCAAGAGAAATGAATATTAACATAGTATAAAAACTTGTTATTGTCAATGAGCAGAATTTTAGGCCTTGGACGAATATTCAAGACTTGTTAGATATCAAGTGGTGATATTCAAGTTGAATTCAAACAACATTGTGAATGACGCAATTTATTCAAGAGAATCAACAATATGAACATGGgtctattattttaaaattcaaacgTATTTTATCTTCTTATTTTCACAACTTTTCAGTAGatatttttaagagaaatgaatGCAGCTAGAGTAAAAAGCAGATATTTTTTGTCTGAGGTATGTGAGCAGTAAAAAGTATAGAAGATATTATTCAACATATAGTCATATATACAATAATAATGGAAAAATCAGCTCAGTGCCTAACCTAAGGCTATTTCTACAGCTATAATCTATGATCACCATTCACCAAATCACAAGAAACCAATCATCCCTCCCTCTAGCATCTTCATTCTTGAGAGAAGGGGAGGAAAGGGAGAACTTGCCAACTAccttctctaacccttgtttGGCTTTGGCATGTCAAAATAACTATATATACATTATATCATACAACAAAACTACACATCATATCATACAGCCAGAAGTTACGGTCCAAAATTACCCAGCAAACAACTTATGAAAGAATATTTTGATCTCATAATAAGTGATGCAAGATTAGACTAAACTGCAAGAAACATATATCCTATATCCAATCACAAATAGTAAGACTATCTAATAATCATGTTTGCATCCACCAATCCGGAATGTCCCTTATAATAAGGAGAGCTCAGTTTTATCTCttgttttttgatgaaattgaaCTTGATTTTCCGAACCGTGATAGCTTGTTCAAAAATGTGGATTTCTTTGACGATTTCTTTTCTTCATATTGATAGTTGGAATCTCTAGATTTGTCGAGATTCTGCTCAAAGCAACCTTCGCTCTCGACATCCCTTAAAAGTCGGAGCAGTTCCAACGCATACACCTTTGTGCCATCGTTTCCCATATTGGAGATATTGACAAGATACGGTATAATACCCTCCTCCATAACCAACTCACAATATTCCACGCGTTGAGAGCACAAAGAGAGTACAATCGCCAGTGCAAATTCCTTTTCTTCGTCTGTGCTGGACCCAAGTATTTCAACAACACAAGACATGCATCCCTTAGTTTCAACAACAGATACCCTACCATCTTTAGTATCACAAAGGTTTTTCAATATGCATATACAGTCTCTTGAAAGGGACTTATCTTCGAAAAATGGTAGTAATTTTGGGATGCACCCGAGAGACACGATATACGAACAAAATTCAGAATTGGATGAAAAATTGCACATTATTCTAATAGCTTTCCGTTGGTACTCTTGGTTACCAGAATCAAGGATCTTTAAAATAGAAGTCAGTGCATTGGAAGCTGCAATGTTCGCTTTATCGGACCAATGGTTCGACAATTCTTCCAGTATAGCAAGAGCTTCTCCAATCGCTTCAGTCTCTAGCAGACTTGCCAACACACTGCATGTATCTTCACTTAAGTTTGTCACACCATTTCTGCACGAAGAACATAAACAAGTCATTCCAAAACCCAATATCAAAAGCAGATGCACAGGCAGAGCATAAAAGTATTTTGAAATtggaaaggaattttttttcGTGCATTGAAATTGGAAGAAATTATAATCGTAACATATCTTCGATGGACGGAGATAGAGTTTTCAACATTGAAGAAATGTTTAGCATATCAAGTTTTCCTTTTTATTCTAGGCCCAAGGAATATTGTTTTGAAAGGACAATTGTTGATCTACTTTGTCACAACTTATGGATGGTTTGTTCCCACGTCCTGTCCAGAACGTACGTTCACCAACCTCTACAAATTCCACTTTCGTAAAAGTCACAGTAAACTTACATAGGGACGCGGGAATTATCTTTGTACCGTGATACCAAACACAGGCTAAGTGCATGTCTGGATTCACTTTTGGGAGGGCCATAAGTGATTCTGAAGACTTGAAACTAATTTTGGTGTGTTTGAGGGCTCCTAACTAGAATTGGTTTTGCTTCTAGTATTGATTTTAACCTAAAGCTAGGATTTGTATCCTTTGCCTCCAAACTTGTTTTCTTacattcaaatttattgttcaactcactttcaCGTAAACATAATCATTATGCCTTAAACTCGCTTTTTAgctaaaatcaattcaatcaaaattaatttttgctaCCGTAGAACCAAACATACGcttcatataataatatgtaCCAAATTACCTAACAATGTATCAAGTACCAAATTGCAAAGGCAAAAGAAATTGTACCTGCAGTACTTTGTAAATTCCAACAGTAATTGACATCCACTTCGCAGAGCTTTTGTGTCATGCTTATCATATGCAGTGCTCAGAAATCTCGTAACTGGGTCAATGAAATTATCCGGTGACACAGAGTTAAAAGCTTCGGAATTGCATTTGAAATCTATTTTCATATCTTTGACTACTTGGCACTGTGAATCCCATTGACGCTCATGAAGTTCAGACAAGGACGCCAGATATGAGCCATGTATCTGCGAACGAGATTGATGCCCGCGAGAACTGTTTCTAGTTTTGATCAACATCGAATTTAAGCCACGACTAGCCTTCACAAGTGAGGAATCTGAATTATAACTGTTATCTACTGATCCAAATGATACGTTACTAAGATCCATTGGCACATTCAAACCATTCATGGAACTTCCGAAACTCCTAATGGAAGTGACTGAAGCTTCCCATGAGCGAATGTCTTCCGCTTGCCTACTTGGATTAGGAATGGAGACGTCATTAGTTTTGCACCATTTTGATATTAATTCCTTTAAAGCAACGTTAGGAGTCATCGCCAAATGCAGCAGTTTCTTTTTAGTTTTCGGGCATATAACATTACCCTCATCAAACCATTTTTGTATCCACATCCGCTCGTATGTTTCTCCTGAAGCAATGACAACAGGATCATACATCAACCTTAAAGATATCGGGCACGCATATTCCTCCGGAGGTGTGACTCTAATCAACTCGCTGGCACGAATTCCATACTGATCGTGGTTTGAATACGGCTCAGAATTCACACTATCGGTGCGTAAAGAATCATGACTGGAGTTCTCATTCGCCGATGGTTCTTCACGATGAGAATAAACCTCCTCTTGTTCTCCCGTGTTTAATAAGTTTCCATACTTTATTAGAAGATACAACAGATTTTTCAAGATCACCTTTTTGGTTTCCTCATTTTGTCCAAGTTTTTGTAGTAACTTCTTAATAGATCTTCTCTCTATTACGATGCTTGTTGCGGATGTGATATTAAGTCTTGCCGCTGCAAACTGAAGAGATTTTACGTCTGAGTTTTCCTTTGAATCGTTATCTGCGGTTGAAGGACCTTGTTGGAGCAATTCTCTCATAACCCTCCCAgcctcttcttcagcagaatcCAGGACAAAGGTGACACGCCTAAGATCATCAACTATTCGAGAAATCTGCAGGAGACATTGCAATGACAACAAAAGCATTAAAATGAAGCTCCAAATGGAtatatacaacaacaaccaagtcttatcccactaagtggggtccaAATGGATATATATAGTAACAGAGAGATCAGATGTTAtgaatacacacacacacacatacaatACAAACAATCCTATAGAGACATGCAACTATTCAAATTACCGAGTCAATGAGGTGTAAGCTTAGTGGTAAGAGTTTGGCCTTGTAGCCTTAAAAGGAAGCGTTCAAATACCCTCAAAGACATTGAAAAATGAGCATTAatgtcactttaattaataataattttccctTCCCccgtttttttgaaaaagatatccACATCACTGAACAAGGTAATAGAATCTTCTGCATTAAATGGattgttcataaaataagtATGGTATTAACTTGGCTAACCTCTGCAGCCAACATAACAGGAACTATATCTTGAATCTGGACTAAGCTTTTCTCTAATGACTTTCTTGACTTTTGGCATTTTGAGAGAATTGACTCCCCTGTTATTGCCTGTAAGTAACATTATACATTAACTTTAGTTGatcaatatttttctaaacGTTATAAACTTGTATCCAACTCTTTGTAAAGTTTATATAGCTATGTATGATAGAACATCATCAGATACCCTAAAAAATTCAGGAGCTTTCGTGAAAAATGAATGGTGGTCCCATTTCTGAGTTGACAAGATATTATAGACGCCGATTAAGAAAGTTTATATAGATTTTCCCAgctgaaataataaaaagaactACACACCAGATAAAGTACACTAGAATCAGAGCAATTTTGCAGAAGTTGTTTGGCTTTATCAACTGTACTGGTAAGCAAAACCAGAGCCGGTATTCCTGATGAGGACCGAGGGCGCGCTTCCTCTATCTGTGGAAAGATCCTTAACACCCTATCAACTAATTTCTTGAGTTCTGTGCAGAGTCTACGATGTACCTTTAACATGAATTACAATCAATGAAATGCTTAGTTCCAATATCCAAGTGAAGttacaaataacaaaaacatattctAAAAGAATCATTCAAGTTACAAAGtcatctgattttttttctaggTCAAACAAATCCCCAAAAGGTAAACAGTCCAATAAATACAACAGGGATTGAAAGtacaatgtaaaaaaaaattcgctACACTATAGTTCagttcaattattttatgtACCTTAAAAGAGCGGGGATCTGGTAATGTCTCTACCACTTTACAACTATCAGTTCCCATTCAAGGGAGTGTCCTTTGCTGCAAATGAGAAAGGGAAATAATATTAAGTCAGTTAATGCACTTCTTGCATAAAATCAAGCTCATGTTAACTTATGGTTCCAAAATACAAATTGAACTTTGGGATGTAAATTCACAGCTATATGCCAAAAGAATGAAGCTTACCTCAAAATAGTAGAACAGGCAAATGCAGATGATGATTAATGGTAACAAATGAAAGTAAGCTTAAGGGTCGGTTTGGGAGGGGAggtgaggatttttttttttttttttttaaaattaagcaAGCTATGAAATGTTTCTAATAATGAATGAAGTGTGATTGAATTGTTATATGGTCATATATCATggtattttttcaatttttttaaaatctcaaatatATATTGCTTGTAATATAGACCTAGTACTCCATAACCTTCCTTCCCCTCCAAAATTCCCAtcccaaacagaccctacaATTTCTCACAGATCAAGTGACATATGCACAAGACCATCAACGGTAACACATCAATAAGATCATTAACACTATGTGGAAAGTAAAATGcactaattaaaaaagaaaaagagtattAAGATGGATGGAGGTCCATGGTTTAATCCCTGCTGCTAACATATTCCCACTCCCCCTAACAAATTAACTACTAACTAACATGCCATATAAAAAGAAGGAAAGATTTACATGGGATGCTCCACCAGCTAATAGAGTAGAACTACAGTATCATCGTTGCTTAAATCTAAATTCCatgtaaaaatttcaaattgtaCCGTTTTAAATTTACACCTAAAATATAGCATACATTCTTAGGGTCTATTTGAATTGACTTACTTGAGCTTATCTACTCACACAAGTTTTgcgagactgtttgggagaacttatgaaaacaacttatgacattgttcataagttgttttcagcttattttcatattgATAGAAAGCAAGATttaagagagaagagaaaagtgGTATTAACgattttaaaaaactatttaaaagaTTGAATCCCTATAATCCCATAACAAAGCTCCTCAAAGCTCAAAGGAAGATAGAATCCTCCCTTTACCCAACCTCAAGTTCTAATACAAAACGATACTCAATAATCGCCTTCTTTCCTTCTCACACACCTCTTAATCTCTTATACTCGCTCTACCGTGTATTTCCCCTCCACTCTCTAACTAACTTAACTAACTTGCCAGCTCATTATTTCTCATTAATTTGAGCCTTTTTTTGTCATGAATCCTATCACATAActtctccaagatagcttatgaaaacagcttatagcttatacaaaaaaaaaaaaaaaaaagtagaagacAGAAATAAACCAATTACCTAttatgatgatggtgatgatgaggACGACGAtgattattataagaagaaacaATTGTTGCTTCTATGGAGAAGTACAACAGAACCAAATGAAGACTTTATCAAAACTGTGAAGTTCAATTTTGAAACATTTCAGCGCGTGTTTGGTGAAGCTTTAAACATGGATGAAGAAAACGAAAGAGTTCCAAGGAATCTTAATAATTGAAGTAAAGTAGTAGTAAAGTGCACGAGGTCATTATTGAATTTAGGATAATAACTAACCCATGAAAAATAAAAGGCAAAAGTTGAATCTTTATGGAAATCAAAGCATACCCATGATAgcaaaatcaaacataagcTACTAAACTGAGTTTCAAGGAAAGTGGTAAGAAAAAAGAGTAAGaagattaaaaaaagttgaaaaaaataaggaaGCAAAATATGATAAGAAAAGACCAAGTCGATGAAAGTAGAAGGAAAGTGTGATGTTTGACCAGTAGAGGGAGACAACATCACTCAACCAAACAACAACGAGTGATGATGCTTGTCGTGATAAAGAGAGACGACGGGCTTCTGAGGGCTGTGAAACCCTACCCCACATCAAATGAATAAACCAATTGCAAAATTTCCTAAAGTGATAAagtgattttgttttaatatatatgctTTTTAAAAGAATTCATTTTAAGTTAATTCATTctctaaaaatgattttgattaaaaataagttGTAGATAAAGTGATTGGAAAATGCAAAAGAGTGTTTTTAGGACATTAGTTGagagaatataaataaaaatattgcattgGAAAATCAGGAGTagttcaacaatattttaactttaaaaagtaaattcattatatttaaaagttaaaatattgttgaatctAATGCATAACCTAAAGTGATTTGTCTTTAGATTTATTCATGTAATCGTTAATTGAATCAAGAACTTGTGTGTTAGAATCAAAAGCTACATGTAGTAGTTTGCTTTTAGCTTCCAAATTTatttctccaaaaaatgacaaacataataattttataaagttAGAATTGTTTTAACACTTGAAAAACATTTCTAAGACATCTAGAAGTGAAACCAAACACATAATTTATACACGTATTTTGGaattgataaatgatatttgaacaataagaagagagaaaaagaatatCGTCAcaaaaaatttcacaaaataattgtaaatGAATAAAtggttttattaattttagCATTACATATGCTgataaatgacaattttatatAGACATTAAAAATTGGTTTAAATACACTATTATTTGGTTGcttaaaaattgatgatgactcataattaacaaatttgatagatcatttaaaaatagttaGAATATTCAACTATTACCCTAAAAATGTCCTTCCAATTTACTAAGGATTGCCAAGCTTTCGGTACTGACTTTCCTTCTCCACTTTTAGTGATAAAATAAACCAATAGTAAAACCAAATCGAGAGTGAACAACATAAAGAAAGAAGGGTTTGTGAATGAGAAACATAAGTTACCTATCTGAAGGGGTAGAAATGGAATAATCTCAAATTAACAAGAGGGATAGGGATTAAATGATGGACGTTAAAGTTCAACTTTCTTTTCCTCGTAATAAGAAATACTTTTTGGGGGCATAAAGCGTCAGGTGTTTGGTCCAATTCTTCCTGTATATTCCTAACATAGGCGAGCTCTATGACCCTCCATATATCTAATATTCAATATACATTAAAAGTCTAATAAGGAGGGAAAATTATCAACGATGAGGCGGTCCTCTATTTTCCCCTGCGACGTGGACAACCGACGCCAAATAAAAAGGGGAGCTTATGGCTTCCCATTCATGTCGCCCAGAATAGGCCGCCCCTCCAGAACATGAGATGTTTCGCTCCATGGAATAGGGCTCCCCTCCAGAATAGTAGATAAATCTCTCCATGGAATAGGTCGCCCCTCCAGAACATGAGAGATTTCTCTCCATGGAACTAGGAGATTTGTGCCTGAGGTCCCAACCCGGGTAGACTCCATAAGATAACAAGTGTCTATGCCCAATAAGGAAAAGATATCCAATGACAGTATATAAATGAACATCGGGATGATGATAGtgatttcatgaacaatccgtTGCAGGGATTGGATTCTTTTATAGTTGAAATGCCAGAAAATGCGAACCAAACCCAAATCAGAATAAGGAATAAAAGGATATCTCGATGTAAGTCTATTATTCTTCGCAAGATAGGTTTGTAGATTAGACCActgaatttgtaaaaaaataaaaataaaaaacaatcatcAACGGTGTAACACATATACTAGTTTGTACACGTCCAATAAAAATCTAACATTTGTTGGTTTTCACTGGATACCTATCTGTTAACAACATACAActaattcataataaatacaagaggagtgttatttgaacaaccaatttggtgacaacttatttgacaaccatactttacaaagaaaaaagtggtattggcacggaaaccatagcaatagagagataaagtaaaaataatgtgagtaagagagaaaaagttgttgcaaagttgtcactaaatgaatgttcaaatataatttctctaaatacaaatattttttagtttttatgataatataatatatttttgtcgcAGATATTAATACGCCGTAGGTCGGCATAAGCTCCCTATAATAGGTCCAATTTTTTATTGGAGACTACATACATGAACAAGGACATCTACTATACTATATAGGAAAGTTAATGTCCCAtaaatttaccattttgccccgataaggggcaatttggtaatctacttattggttaagtttttttttttttgaaccatggcctatgaatttccatttttgcccctaatcaatttttttaattattttctaattaacttttaattatttttcaatttttatatttttaactatttttcaattttttcttccaaattcagttgcttctacattctttcgaagaattttttttatgcagtgattatctaaggttattattttaccttagataaacattaaatgtaaaagtgtggaggaaaaaattaggttaaaattagagctgacattttgcataaattaaatctagagttactatagtaaagtcacgcgaaaaaataggttaaatctagggttaatattacgtcacgggttaacatttagaaataagagatgacattttgcttaAATTCAATCTAGGGTTagtatagtaaagtcacacgaaaaaattaggttaaatctagggttaatattgcgtcataggttaacatttagaaataagagatgtcattttgcataaattaaatctagggttaatataatttgtttagtaaaattaaagagaaaaattaggagcgatttgtttattttgatttccctaacaattaacgttaacatttttgattaaattaaacagtgTTAATTAAATATGGTTAATACAGTAagattaagcaaagaagttaggttaaatctagggcaaaattttgcgttcgggttaactttaagaaataaaataggctaagtatagcaagacgggttaacatttataaataagagattaaGTTAAGCATAGGGAGGCTGGTTatcggttattcctttccaaaaaaaacagcatataattgggaacatacttttattttactttagataaacattaaatgcaaaagtgtggatggaaaaattaggttaaaattagagatgactttttgcataaattaaatctagggttaatatagtaaagtcacgcgaaaaataggttaaatctagggttcatattgcatcacgggttaacagttagaaataagagatgacattttgcataaattaaatctagggttaatatagtaatgtcacacgaaaaaattaggttaaatctagggttaatattgcgtcaggggttaaaatttagaaataagagatgacattttgcataaattaaatcaagggttaatatagtaaagtcacacgaaaaaattaggttaaatctagggttaatattgcgtcacatgttaacatttagaaataagatatgccattttgcataaattaaatctagggttaatataatatgtttaataaaattaaagagaaaaattaggagcgatttgtttattttgatttctctaacaattaacgttaacattttgattaaattaaacagggttaattaaatagggttactacagtaaaattaagcaaagaaataaggttaaatctagggcaaaattttgcgttcgggttaactttaagaaataaaataggttaagtatggcaagacgggttaacatttataagtaagagattaaattaagtatagcgagacgggttaacggttattcctttccaaaaaaacaacatataattaggtacatacttttattttactttagataaacattaaatgcaaaagtgtggaggaaaaaattaggttaaaattagagctgacattttgcataaattaaatctagagttactatagtaaagtcacgcgaaaaaataggttaaatctagggttaatattacgacacgggttaacatttagaaataagatatgacattttgcTTAAATTCAATCTAGGGTTagtatagtaaagtcacacgaaaaaattaggttaaatctagggttaatattgcgtcataggttaacatttagaaataagagatgtcattttgcataaattaaatctagggttaatataatttgtttagtaaaattaaagaaaaaaattaggagcgatttgtttattttgatttccctaacaattaacgttaacattttgattaaattaaacagtgTTAATTAAATATGGTTAATACAGTAagattaagcaaagaagttaggttaaatctagggcaaaattttgcgttcgggttaactttaagaaataaaataggttaagtatgacaagacgggttaacatttataagtaagagattaaattaagtatagcgagacggattaacggttattcctttccaaaaaaacaacatataattaggtacatacttttattttactttagataaatattaaatgaaaaagtgt from Medicago truncatula cultivar Jemalong A17 chromosome 8, MtrunA17r5.0-ANR, whole genome shotgun sequence includes the following:
- the LOC25501636 gene encoding anaphase-promoting complex subunit 10, producing MSLEMAAESSEGEEEGKLSGGNQVLIVDEDLRELGKKAAWSVSSCKTGNGVSSLRDDNLETYWQSDGAQPHFVNIQFQKKVRLQLVVLYVDFKLDESYTPSKISIRAGDGFHNLKEIKAVELVKPTGWLYLSLSGLDPRETFVNTFMLQIAVLSNHLNGRDTHVRQIKVYGPRPNPIPQQPFQFTSTEFITYSTIR
- the LOC25501637 gene encoding U-box domain-containing protein 5 isoform X1, coding for MGTDSCKVVETLPDPRSFKVHRRLCTELKKLVDRVLRIFPQIEEARPRSSSGIPALVLLTSTVDKAKQLLQNCSDSSVLYLAITGESILSKCQKSRKSLEKSLVQIQDIVPVMLAAEISRIVDDLRRVTFVLDSAEEEAGRVMRELLQQGPSTADNDSKENSDVKSLQFAAARLNITSATSIVIERRSIKKLLQKLGQNEETKKVILKNLLYLLIKYGNLLNTGEQEEVYSHREEPSANENSSHDSLRTDSVNSEPYSNHDQYGIRASELIRVTPPEEYACPISLRLMYDPVVIASGETYERMWIQKWFDEGNVICPKTKKKLLHLAMTPNVALKELISKWCKTNDVSIPNPSRQAEDIRSWEASVTSIRSFGSSMNGLNVPMDLSNVSFGSVDNSYNSDSSLVKASRGLNSMLIKTRNSSRGHQSRSQIHGSYLASLSELHERQWDSQCQVVKDMKIDFKCNSEAFNSVSPDNFIDPVTRFLSTAYDKHDTKALRSGCQLLLEFTKYCRNGVTNLSEDTCSVLASLLETEAIGEALAILEELSNHWSDKANIAASNALTSILKILDSGNQEYQRKAIRIMCNFSSNSEFCSYIVSLGCIPKLLPFFEDKSLSRDCICILKNLCDTKDGRVSVVETKGCMSCVVEILGSSTDEEKEFALAIVLSLCSQRVEYCELVMEEGIIPYLVNISNMGNDGTKVYALELLRLLRDVESEGCFEQNLDKSRDSNYQYEEKKSSKKSTFLNKLSRFGKSSSISSKNKR
- the LOC25501637 gene encoding U-box domain-containing protein 5 isoform X2; the encoded protein is MGTDSCKVVETLPDPRSFKVHRRLCTELKKLVDRVLRIFPQIEEARPRSSSGIPALVLLTSTVDKAKQLLQNCSDSSVLYLAITGESILSKCQKSRKSLEKSLVQIQDIVPVMLAAEISRIVDDLRRVTFVLDSAEEEAGRVMRELLQQGPSTADNDSKENSDVKSLQFAAARLNITSATSIVIERRSIKKLLQKLGQNEETKKVILKNLLYLLIKYGNLLNTGEQEEVYSHREEPSANENSSHDSNHDQYGIRASELIRVTPPEEYACPISLRLMYDPVVIASGETYERMWIQKWFDEGNVICPKTKKKLLHLAMTPNVALKELISKWCKTNDVSIPNPSRQAEDIRSWEASVTSIRSFGSSMNGLNVPMDLSNVSFGSVDNSYNSDSSLVKASRGLNSMLIKTRNSSRGHQSRSQIHGSYLASLSELHERQWDSQCQVVKDMKIDFKCNSEAFNSVSPDNFIDPVTRFLSTAYDKHDTKALRSGCQLLLEFTKYCRNGVTNLSEDTCSVLASLLETEAIGEALAILEELSNHWSDKANIAASNALTSILKILDSGNQEYQRKAIRIMCNFSSNSEFCSYIVSLGCIPKLLPFFEDKSLSRDCICILKNLCDTKDGRVSVVETKGCMSCVVEILGSSTDEEKEFALAIVLSLCSQRVEYCELVMEEGIIPYLVNISNMGNDGTKVYALELLRLLRDVESEGCFEQNLDKSRDSNYQYEEKKSSKKSTFLNKLSRFGKSSSISSKNKR